DNA sequence from the Cohnella herbarum genome:
ACTATCGGAAGGCGGTTTTTCCGAGACGCTAGGCGGGGAGCTAGACCCGAACGCTACGCTTCAAGCGTATTTAGCGCTTACGAATTACAAGCTGATCTTGGAAGGAAAGCCCGGTCTGCTGAGCGGTTGGAGGCATTCCGATCCGAAGACGGTTACCGTACGCGTAGAAGGACCGAAGGGAACGATCGCAAGCGGATCATCCACGGGGGTTACGGCGCATGACGCCGTTAAGTCGTTTTTGGAACGCGATAATATCGCCTATGCGATGACCAAGAAAAAAATCGTTTCGGTTAACGGGATTAAAGAACATCAATACGGGGGAGACGAAGCATGGAGGTTTGCCGTCGAAGCCAACGCGTACTATGATTTCCAGCCCGAATGCTCTAACGGCGAGGAGAGGTTGAATGATGGCGATTTGATCATATTGTACTATGGGGCAAGCAATATGCCTTGTAACGTGGGATTCCAAGTAGAGTACATAGCCGGCGATGGCACGTTGCGTGATACGAATAGTATTCCTCACCATACGCCAATGATCTTGCACGTCAAGAAACCTAAAATAACTTCCGAAGGTACCTCTACAGAGAATGGATCTTTCATTACCGTTGATATTAATGGGAAGAAGGTTGCGACAGATGCGGAAGGCAAAGTCGAAGTCGGGGGCTTAAAGGCTGGCGCGTACGATTTCGTTTTTACGGGATACCAAGCGGGCGGAGTACCGACGATTCTGAAAACGATTATCCATGTTAGAGTCGTTTCTACATTAGACGAATTCAAAGACCGCGATGAAGTTTCGAGCTGGGCTGCGAACGAGGTGGCAAGCGCGCTTAGCAACGGCTATTTGCAAGGAATAAATTCTGCCGGGGATCTATTAGCTCCGAAAAAAGGGTTAACCCGTGCCGAATTTGTCGCGATGCTGTTGCGCGTAAGGAAACAAACGACGTCGACCGAGCAGGGCCGTGTTTTTACGGACGTCCCGTCTAAGAAGTGGTACAGCGACGTTGTGAATAAGGCTGCGGAGTTAGGCATTACGGATCGAGTCCGAGGCGAATTCGAACCGAACCGAAATATCACTAGAGAAGAAGCGGCGATTATGCTAGCCAATGCAGGCGCG
Encoded proteins:
- a CDS encoding S-layer homology domain-containing protein, whose translation is MKSGLSKRLGKLFIEITVIVCLLIQTVLFVGSNPSTHAAESTANLPNPRFPSEMQKAMKEAEAILLKGEGFSDWAALAFVRNGTPLPEGYLESKGNEILERKGKYDSASELSLAIMAYSAAGGKAHQVAGINLMQKLVNRTDMEDEGSYGVSLAYLAYLFYSTNNYYRPLWYSDLFFNRLNETRLASGSWPSSGDRFDEVSTTLVAVSALKASGDIPKSYDGEKIAAWLKTLIKGNGSINQSTADTANAIMLLSAVDADAADFHLTDGDNPLRFIMSNRLSEGGFSETLGGELDPNATLQAYLALTNYKLILEGKPGLLSGWRHSDPKTVTVRVEGPKGTIASGSSTGVTAHDAVKSFLERDNIAYAMTKKKIVSVNGIKEHQYGGDEAWRFAVEANAYYDFQPECSNGEERLNDGDLIILYYGASNMPCNVGFQVEYIAGDGTLRDTNSIPHHTPMILHVKKPKITSEGTSTENGSFITVDINGKKVATDAEGKVEVGGLKAGAYDFVFTGYQAGGVPTILKTIIHVRVVSTLDEFKDRDEVSSWAANEVASALSNGYLQGINSAGDLLAPKKGLTRAEFVAMLLRVRKQTTSTEQGRVFTDVPSKKWYSDVVNKAAELGITDRVRGEFEPNRNITREEAAIMLANAGALNTYGTLDRLHLSDIEDLPGNSLKAIQAVNEHGIMTGSEGEFMPKETLIREQAAAVLARLEIFLYRDKFFGYYDYFK